From a single Bacillus pseudomycoides DSM 12442 genomic region:
- a CDS encoding ABC transporter permease subunit, with protein sequence MFHKALWIRQWKQGKYIVLLFWLISLYQLPYKYYQAAQMEINQSKMKLDDYTYYYSYYFQTSDGAVLFQGAALIALACLLIGWERNNQSTDFLFSMPFKRKDIFLTKWLLGVLNIITVQIVCWISMYGIKNMSFHNEYQIFTPFHSYFLYATVVLIAIYTFTLFIGTITGHIFSQSSLTAILLFLPYGSVLLISGFIYTHTQWSLEAMGEIERHTHEYLQHVGIISPLESFSITFDYHPIETFDDQGNKLSSVPQDDPMEHTSIPSPWTLLTPFTYIITLLPIATFLYTRTPNEQNGKILLFPKLQKWFMLCTVLCFGLLGGRILGGRDALLSYYIGFFLAAIISYFVFTRLLKLKFSFGGK encoded by the coding sequence ATGTTTCATAAAGCTTTATGGATACGACAATGGAAACAGGGGAAATATATTGTTTTATTGTTTTGGTTAATTAGTTTGTATCAGCTACCTTATAAATATTATCAAGCAGCACAAATGGAGATAAACCAATCAAAAATGAAGCTTGATGACTATACGTATTACTACTCCTACTATTTTCAGACATCTGATGGTGCCGTCCTCTTTCAAGGAGCTGCTCTTATTGCACTTGCTTGTCTTTTAATTGGGTGGGAACGTAACAATCAATCAACCGATTTTCTATTCTCGATGCCTTTTAAACGAAAAGATATTTTTTTAACAAAATGGTTGCTTGGCGTTTTGAATATTATTACAGTGCAAATTGTTTGCTGGATTAGCATGTACGGAATAAAAAACATGTCGTTTCACAATGAGTATCAAATCTTTACTCCGTTCCATAGTTACTTTTTATATGCTACGGTTGTACTCATTGCTATTTATACATTCACCTTATTTATCGGAACCATTACTGGACATATTTTCTCGCAAAGTAGCTTAACAGCAATTTTATTATTTTTACCATACGGTTCCGTATTATTAATTTCTGGATTCATTTATACCCATACACAATGGTCTTTAGAGGCAATGGGAGAAATAGAGCGACATACTCATGAGTACTTACAACATGTAGGCATCATTTCACCATTAGAATCTTTTTCAATTACTTTTGATTACCACCCGATAGAAACATTTGATGACCAAGGAAATAAACTTTCTAGTGTCCCACAGGACGATCCAATGGAACATACTTCTATCCCTTCTCCTTGGACACTATTAACGCCATTTACTTACATTATTACCTTGTTACCGATCGCAACTTTTCTGTACACACGTACACCTAACGAACAAAACGGAAAAATACTATTGTTCCCTAAGTTACAAAAGTGGTTCATGCTTTGCACTGTTCTATGCTTCGGACTGCTTGGCGGTAGAATATTAGGAGGACGAGATGCACTCCTTTCTTATTATATTGGATTTTTCCTAGCTGCTATCATTAGTTACTTTGTGTTTACACGTCTATTAAAATTGAAGTTTTCTTTTGGAGGAAAATAA
- a CDS encoding ABC transporter permease subunit, producing MFHKALWIQNYKQGKYVIWLFWLSTLYVLPYKYYTDAQHMAEYLRKTTDTYYGYFLQGAGILFPALLLMGLAILLIGRERNNQSIDFLWSMPFKRSHLFLSKWLLGIVHIVGALSLSWLFMYIIYRNTIHAQYQSFSPFHLYFVYTIITLIAVYTFTLFIGTITGNVISQGALSYIMIILPLYIFRLTFPFFALHVDLSQEEYNYNYNKYAHYTENVSVVAPLNYFHIHYNYDPQNGPFKDEFGDLQTGPTYHHIPSVWTLLSPAIYILICLPLGSYLYTRAPNEHNGKILLYPKLHKYFLICTSICFALLGGVVFTDGSNSLPLYYIYFIGSGLLTYVTLYRLLKQKLSLYAK from the coding sequence ATGTTTCATAAAGCTTTATGGATACAGAATTATAAACAAGGAAAATATGTAATTTGGCTCTTTTGGCTAAGCACTTTATACGTCTTACCATATAAATATTACACGGACGCTCAGCATATGGCTGAATATTTACGCAAAACAACAGATACTTATTACGGGTATTTTTTACAAGGAGCTGGCATACTATTCCCAGCTCTTCTATTAATGGGATTAGCTATTCTATTAATAGGACGGGAACGCAATAATCAAAGCATTGACTTCTTATGGTCTATGCCATTTAAACGTTCACATCTATTTTTGTCGAAATGGTTACTAGGTATCGTTCATATTGTGGGCGCACTGAGCCTCAGTTGGCTTTTTATGTATATCATCTATAGGAATACGATACATGCTCAGTATCAATCCTTTTCACCTTTTCATTTGTACTTTGTATATACAATCATTACGCTTATTGCAGTCTATACGTTCACACTCTTTATTGGAACAATTACAGGGAACGTAATCTCACAAGGCGCTTTAAGTTATATTATGATCATTTTACCTTTATACATCTTTAGGCTTACGTTCCCTTTTTTCGCATTACATGTAGATTTATCACAAGAAGAGTACAATTATAATTACAATAAATATGCCCATTATACAGAAAATGTAAGTGTTGTAGCTCCTCTTAATTATTTTCATATTCATTATAACTATGACCCACAAAATGGACCTTTTAAAGATGAATTTGGAGACCTACAGACGGGACCAACTTATCATCACATCCCATCTGTTTGGACATTGTTAAGTCCCGCTATCTATATACTAATTTGTCTTCCGTTAGGATCTTATTTATATACGCGTGCGCCTAATGAGCATAACGGAAAAATATTGTTATACCCAAAACTTCATAAGTATTTCTTAATCTGTACTTCTATTTGCTTCGCACTTCTTGGCGGCGTTGTTTTTACTGATGGCAGTAATTCTTTGCCTCTTTACTATATCTACTTTATAGGCTCTGGCCTACTAACATATGTTACCTTGTACCGACTGTTAAAACAGAAGCTCTCTTTATATGCAAAATAA
- a CDS encoding MarR family winged helix-turn-helix transcriptional regulator, with the protein MSEKREALILDLSTSFRKMIRLLQNDINTRFSEHMPYNEFSVLRALFLKSPQMASQIASEVNVTSSHITAVTDRLVRKGFVTRKRSDSDRRIVYLEITEHGKEVTQELEAVRKEYYKEKFKGWSDQEIEMVLELFGRVL; encoded by the coding sequence GTGAGCGAAAAAAGAGAAGCACTGATTTTAGATTTATCTACATCATTTCGAAAGATGATACGTTTATTACAAAATGATATTAATACACGTTTTTCAGAGCATATGCCATATAATGAATTTTCTGTATTGCGTGCATTATTTTTGAAAAGCCCACAAATGGCTTCGCAAATAGCTAGTGAAGTGAACGTAACATCCAGTCATATTACAGCAGTAACAGATCGTTTAGTTAGAAAAGGTTTTGTAACAAGAAAACGTTCTGATTCAGACCGTCGTATTGTGTATTTGGAGATTACAGAACATGGAAAAGAAGTTACACAAGAACTTGAAGCTGTACGTAAAGAATACTATAAAGAAAAATTTAAAGGGTGGAGCGATCAAGAGATTGAGATGGTATTAGAACTATTTGGTCGCGTACTATAA
- a CDS encoding SIMPL domain-containing protein, with protein MQVGMNPYSPDIRNGKQATITVQGEGVIKAKPNVVVLTIGIRTDNKDVKQAQEENAIQSKQLLAALKQIGIADKDIETISYTITPQYEYVNEKALLQGYRVEHLYEITVLNVQKAGEVYDIAVTNGANVARGLRFRISHPNAYYQQALLQAVQHAQEKARTIASSYNLNINPVPLSLVEESAQTPREFMSQATLHAQAAPPIQSGELEIISNVRAIFTYL; from the coding sequence ATGCAAGTTGGCATGAATCCCTATTCACCCGATATCCGCAATGGAAAACAAGCAACTATTACTGTACAAGGAGAAGGAGTTATAAAAGCGAAACCAAATGTCGTTGTATTAACAATTGGTATTAGAACAGATAATAAAGATGTGAAACAAGCACAGGAGGAAAATGCAATCCAATCTAAACAATTACTTGCTGCACTTAAACAAATCGGTATCGCTGATAAGGATATAGAAACCATTTCCTATACAATTACTCCTCAATATGAATACGTAAACGAAAAAGCATTGTTACAAGGGTACCGAGTAGAGCATTTGTATGAAATTACCGTTTTAAATGTACAAAAAGCTGGGGAAGTATATGATATAGCCGTTACAAATGGAGCAAATGTAGCAAGAGGATTACGCTTCCGCATTTCCCATCCAAACGCTTACTATCAACAAGCACTATTACAAGCAGTCCAGCACGCTCAAGAAAAAGCTCGTACAATTGCGAGTTCGTATAATTTAAATATTAATCCCGTCCCACTTTCACTCGTTGAAGAATCAGCACAAACACCGCGTGAATTTATGTCTCAAGCTACTTTACACGCACAAGCTGCTCCTCCAATTCAATCTGGAGAACTAGAAATCATCTCTAATGTCCGTGCCATTTTCACATATTTATAG
- a CDS encoding NCS2 family permease, whose product MKGILERTFKLDLHHTSPKQEILAGATSFFTIVYIMIVNASILSDAGIPLEAGILATVFSSFVGCLMMAFWANAPAILVPGMGVNAFFTYTAVHTLGLSWQEALAAVFIAGIIFAIAAFTPIARTLSLSIPKSLKEAITVGIGLFLAFIGLQKGGLVVSHPNTAVALGKLSSPVVLATLLTLIVALVLFIRNVRGNFLWTIAIGTGIAWLFGLVDTSQVGNSSFSFANYGDVFGAMSFGKLSSLPFWIATFSLSMVLIFENMGLLHGLLEDDRKFPRAYQANAISAMTCGLFGTSPTVSTVESAAGITAGGKTGLTSIVTGMLFFASLFALPFVKLIPDSAIAPILIIIGGLMITNIQAIPLNDFSEGFPAFLIIVMIPLTYSIADGIAFGFIAYPILKIALGKHKEVAPSMYIITCLFLAMFVLHAIG is encoded by the coding sequence ATGAAAGGAATACTTGAAAGAACATTTAAATTAGACCTACACCATACATCACCAAAGCAAGAAATATTAGCTGGAGCAACATCATTTTTCACAATTGTTTATATTATGATTGTCAATGCTTCCATTTTATCAGATGCCGGCATTCCACTTGAAGCAGGAATTTTGGCAACTGTTTTTAGTTCATTTGTCGGATGTCTAATGATGGCATTTTGGGCAAATGCACCTGCTATTCTTGTACCAGGTATGGGTGTAAATGCATTCTTCACGTACACAGCTGTGCATACGCTTGGATTAAGTTGGCAAGAAGCATTAGCAGCTGTCTTTATCGCCGGTATTATTTTTGCAATCGCCGCGTTTACACCGATTGCTCGTACGCTTTCATTATCAATTCCAAAGTCATTAAAAGAAGCGATTACTGTCGGCATCGGTTTATTCTTAGCTTTCATTGGTTTGCAAAAAGGCGGTCTTGTCGTTTCGCATCCGAACACTGCTGTTGCATTAGGAAAATTAAGTAGTCCTGTTGTTTTGGCAACACTGCTTACTCTTATTGTGGCACTTGTGTTATTTATTCGTAACGTACGTGGGAACTTTTTATGGACGATTGCAATTGGAACCGGTATTGCATGGCTATTTGGTCTTGTTGATACAAGCCAAGTAGGAAATAGCTCATTTTCATTCGCTAACTACGGGGATGTGTTTGGTGCTATGTCATTTGGGAAACTTTCTTCCTTACCGTTTTGGATTGCAACATTTTCCTTAAGCATGGTGCTTATTTTTGAGAACATGGGACTTTTACACGGATTATTAGAAGATGACCGTAAATTTCCACGTGCTTATCAAGCAAATGCAATTTCAGCAATGACATGTGGTCTATTTGGCACAAGTCCTACCGTTTCAACAGTAGAAAGTGCCGCAGGTATTACAGCAGGCGGTAAAACAGGTCTGACGTCTATCGTTACAGGGATGTTATTCTTTGCATCACTGTTTGCTCTTCCGTTTGTAAAATTAATTCCTGATAGTGCCATTGCACCAATCTTAATTATTATTGGCGGTCTAATGATTACAAACATTCAGGCAATCCCTCTAAACGACTTTTCAGAAGGATTTCCAGCGTTCTTAATTATCGTTATGATTCCGCTCACATATAGTATCGCTGATGGCATTGCGTTCGGATTTATTGCTTATCCTATTTTGAAGATTGCTCTTGGAAAGCATAAAGAAGTCGCACCGTCTATGTATATCATTACATGCCTATTCTTAGCCATGTTTGTGTTACATGCTATTGGCTAG
- the corA gene encoding magnesium/cobalt transporter CorA has translation MGEIMIKICAVTKEDEVLYDVSLEETGREDIAWYWLDLYKPTKEEYTYILQKHFKFHPLAIEDCVEYVQRPKVDFYDGYNFLVLHAFGEDGLEPHEIDLFVSDRYIVSFHFSHNNAIERVWTTLGERKRIKKSPLHVAHTIIDQIVDDYFAPVYYIEDHLNAIDDNLTGDTAGRVLEEVFDIRTDLSKLRRTIIPMRDLLYRILNSTRFYGVSDHEIYFKDIHDHLLKLSEMIEASRELTADIRDSYFSLNSHHMNNIMKTLTVFSTIFMPLTFIAGVYGMNFAHMPELAGKYSYFICLVIMALIGGGMMAWFYKKGWFK, from the coding sequence ATGGGTGAAATTATGATTAAAATTTGTGCAGTAACGAAAGAAGATGAAGTATTATACGATGTTTCGTTAGAAGAAACAGGACGAGAAGATATCGCATGGTATTGGCTTGATTTATATAAGCCAACAAAAGAAGAGTATACATACATTTTACAAAAACATTTTAAGTTCCATCCCCTTGCGATTGAAGATTGTGTAGAATATGTACAGAGACCAAAAGTGGATTTCTATGATGGATATAACTTTTTAGTTCTCCATGCATTTGGAGAAGATGGATTAGAGCCACATGAGATCGATCTATTTGTTAGTGATCGTTATATTGTCTCTTTCCATTTTTCACATAATAATGCGATTGAAAGAGTGTGGACAACACTTGGCGAGAGGAAACGTATCAAGAAGAGTCCCCTCCATGTAGCACATACAATCATTGACCAAATTGTGGATGACTACTTTGCACCTGTTTATTATATTGAAGATCATTTAAATGCGATTGATGATAATTTAACAGGGGATACAGCAGGGCGTGTACTAGAAGAAGTATTCGATATTCGTACGGACTTATCTAAGCTTAGACGTACAATTATACCGATGCGTGACCTCTTGTATCGTATTTTAAATTCAACTCGGTTTTACGGTGTAAGTGATCATGAAATTTACTTTAAGGATATACATGATCATTTACTAAAGCTTTCTGAAATGATTGAAGCAAGCCGAGAATTAACAGCTGATATTAGAGATAGCTATTTTTCATTGAATTCGCATCATATGAACAATATTATGAAAACATTAACGGTTTTCTCGACCATCTTCATGCCATTAACATTTATTGCAGGGGTGTATGGGATGAACTTCGCGCATATGCCAGAGTTAGCAGGGAAATATAGCTATTTTATTTGTTTAGTTATTATGGCGTTAATTGGTGGAGGAATGATGGCCTGGTTCTATAAAAAAGGATGGTTTAAGTGA
- a CDS encoding pyrimidine-nucleoside phosphorylase, translated as MRMVDLIAKKRDGHALTTEEVKFIVEGYTNGDIPDYQMSSFAMVIFFQDMDDQERADLTMAMVNSGDTIDLSAIEGVKVDKHSTGGVGDTTTLVLGPLVAALDVPVAKMSGRGLGHTGGTIDKLEAVPGFHVEIENDEFIRLVNENKIAVIGQSGNLTPADKKLYALRDVTATVNSIPLIASSIMSKKIAAGADAIVLDVKTGAGAFMKTDEDAKRLAEAMVRIGNNVGRKTMAVISDMSQPLGEAIGNALEVQEAIDTLQGKGPKDLEELCLTLGSQMVYLAGKASSLEDAREKLIEVMNNGKALEAFKTFLAAQGGDASVVDDPSKLPQAQFKIEVEAKEDGYVSEIVADEIGTAAMLLGAGRATKESEIDLAVGLMLRKKVGDSVKKGDSLVTIYANRENVEDVKAKIYENMKIAKDHVDAPKLVHGIVTK; from the coding sequence ATGAGAATGGTGGACCTAATTGCCAAAAAACGTGATGGACATGCATTAACAACAGAAGAAGTGAAATTTATTGTAGAAGGCTATACAAATGGTGACATTCCAGATTATCAAATGAGCTCATTCGCAATGGTAATTTTCTTCCAAGATATGGATGATCAAGAGCGTGCCGATTTAACGATGGCAATGGTGAATAGCGGCGATACAATTGACTTATCAGCGATTGAAGGAGTAAAAGTAGATAAGCATTCAACGGGCGGTGTTGGTGATACAACTACGCTTGTATTAGGTCCATTAGTGGCTGCTTTAGATGTACCAGTTGCTAAAATGTCTGGTCGAGGATTAGGGCATACAGGTGGTACAATCGATAAATTAGAAGCAGTACCAGGATTCCATGTGGAAATTGAAAATGATGAATTTATTCGTCTTGTAAATGAAAATAAAATTGCAGTTATCGGACAAAGTGGAAACTTAACACCTGCTGATAAAAAGTTATATGCACTTCGTGATGTAACAGCGACAGTAAACTCGATCCCTCTTATTGCGAGCTCTATTATGAGTAAAAAAATTGCTGCTGGTGCAGATGCAATTGTACTTGATGTAAAAACAGGTGCAGGTGCATTTATGAAAACGGATGAAGATGCAAAACGTTTAGCAGAAGCAATGGTACGTATTGGTAATAATGTTGGTCGTAAAACGATGGCAGTTATTTCTGATATGAGCCAACCGCTTGGCGAGGCAATTGGTAATGCATTAGAAGTACAAGAGGCAATTGATACATTACAAGGTAAAGGACCAAAAGACTTAGAAGAGTTATGTTTAACACTTGGAAGTCAAATGGTATACCTTGCTGGAAAAGCTTCTTCTTTAGAAGATGCGCGTGAAAAACTAATCGAAGTAATGAACAATGGAAAAGCGTTAGAAGCGTTTAAAACGTTCCTGGCAGCGCAAGGCGGGGATGCTTCTGTTGTTGATGATCCTTCTAAACTGCCACAAGCACAATTTAAAATTGAAGTAGAGGCAAAAGAAGATGGATACGTATCTGAAATTGTTGCAGATGAAATTGGAACAGCAGCAATGCTTTTAGGGGCAGGCCGTGCAACGAAAGAATCTGAGATTGATTTAGCTGTTGGACTTATGCTTCGCAAAAAAGTGGGCGATAGCGTGAAAAAAGGTGACTCACTTGTTACGATTTACGCGAATCGCGAAAATGTAGAAGATGTAAAAGCGAAAATTTATGAGAACATGAAAATTGCGAAAGACCATGTTGATGCACCGAAACTCGTGCATGGCATTGTAACGAAATAA
- a CDS encoding purine-nucleoside phosphorylase, protein MNRELITKSASYLKEKFQETPQVGLILGSGLGVLADEIENAVTVPYSEIPEFPVSTVEGHAGQLVFGTLQGVTVVAMQGRFHFYEGYDMQKVTFPVRVMKELGVETVVVTNAAGGVNTSFEPGDLMLISDHINFMGTNPLIGPNDAEMGVRFPDMSTSYTEELREMAKQVAEDLNIKVQEGVYVGMTGPVYETPAEIRMLRTLGGDAVGMSTVPEVIVARHAGMKVLGISCISNMAAGILDQPLHHDEVIETTERVKSNFLALVKAIVKQMKG, encoded by the coding sequence ATGAATCGTGAACTTATTACAAAATCAGCTTCATACTTAAAAGAGAAATTCCAAGAAACACCACAAGTAGGACTTATCCTTGGATCTGGACTAGGTGTCTTAGCAGATGAAATCGAAAATGCTGTAACAGTACCATACAGCGAAATTCCTGAATTTCCAGTATCAACTGTAGAAGGTCATGCAGGGCAGCTTGTATTTGGTACACTTCAAGGTGTTACTGTAGTTGCGATGCAAGGACGTTTCCATTTCTACGAAGGATATGACATGCAAAAAGTAACATTCCCAGTTCGTGTTATGAAGGAACTAGGTGTAGAAACAGTTGTTGTAACAAACGCAGCTGGTGGTGTAAATACATCATTTGAACCAGGCGATCTTATGTTAATTTCAGACCATATTAACTTCATGGGTACGAATCCATTAATCGGACCAAATGATGCTGAAATGGGCGTACGTTTCCCTGATATGTCTACATCGTATACGGAAGAGCTTCGCGAAATGGCAAAACAAGTTGCGGAAGACTTAAATATTAAAGTGCAAGAAGGTGTATACGTTGGAATGACAGGTCCTGTATACGAAACACCTGCTGAAATTCGTATGCTTCGTACACTTGGCGGAGATGCAGTTGGTATGTCTACTGTACCGGAAGTTATTGTAGCGCGCCATGCTGGTATGAAAGTACTTGGAATTTCTTGTATTTCAAACATGGCAGCTGGTATTTTAGATCAGCCACTTCATCATGATGAAGTAATTGAAACGACAGAACGTGTGAAATCTAATTTCTTAGCATTAGTAAAAGCAATTGTAAAACAAATGAAGGGGTGA
- the deoB gene encoding phosphopentomutase has translation MNKYKRIFLVVMDSVGIGEAPDAEKFGDVGSDTIGHIAEHMNGLQMPNMVKLGLGNIREMKGISKVEKPLGYYTKMQEKSTGKDTMTGHWEIMGLYIDKPFQVFPEGFPKELLDELEAKTGRKIIGNKPASGTEILDELGQEQMETGSLIVYTSADSVLQIAAHEEVVPLEELYNICKIARELTLDEKYMVGRVIARPFVGEPGNFTRTPNRHDYALKPFGRTVMNELKDSNYDVIAIGKISDIYDGEGVTESLRTKSNMDGMDKLVDTLNMDFTGLSFLNLVDFDAMFGHRRDPQGYGEALQEYDARLPEVFEKLKEDDLLIITADHGNDPIHHGTDHTREYVPLLAYSPSMKDGGQELTLRQTFADIGATVAENFGVKMPEYGTSFLNNLKK, from the coding sequence ATGAATAAATATAAACGTATTTTCCTAGTCGTAATGGACTCTGTAGGAATCGGAGAAGCTCCAGATGCTGAAAAGTTTGGTGATGTAGGTTCTGATACAATCGGTCATATTGCTGAACATATGAATGGATTACAAATGCCAAACATGGTGAAATTAGGCCTTGGTAATATTCGTGAAATGAAAGGGATTTCTAAAGTAGAGAAGCCACTTGGTTACTATACAAAAATGCAAGAAAAATCTACTGGTAAAGATACAATGACAGGCCACTGGGAAATCATGGGTCTTTACATCGATAAACCATTCCAAGTGTTCCCGGAAGGATTCCCAAAAGAGTTACTTGATGAGTTAGAAGCAAAAACAGGGCGCAAAATCATCGGTAATAAACCTGCTTCTGGAACAGAGATTCTTGATGAACTTGGTCAAGAGCAAATGGAGACAGGTTCTTTGATCGTGTATACTTCTGCTGATAGCGTATTACAAATCGCAGCTCATGAAGAAGTAGTACCACTTGAAGAGCTATATAACATTTGTAAAATTGCACGTGAGTTAACACTGGACGAAAAATATATGGTGGGCCGCGTTATTGCTCGTCCATTCGTTGGAGAACCAGGAAACTTCACACGTACACCAAACCGTCATGACTATGCATTAAAACCATTTGGTCGTACAGTAATGAACGAACTAAAAGATAGCAATTATGACGTAATTGCAATTGGTAAAATTTCTGATATTTACGATGGGGAAGGCGTAACTGAATCTCTTCGTACAAAATCTAATATGGATGGAATGGATAAGCTTGTAGATACATTGAATATGGACTTTACAGGTCTTAGCTTCTTGAATTTAGTTGATTTTGATGCGATGTTCGGTCATCGTCGTGATCCTCAAGGATACGGAGAAGCATTGCAAGAATATGATGCACGTCTTCCAGAAGTATTTGAAAAACTAAAAGAAGATGATTTATTAATCATTACAGCAGATCATGGTAATGATCCAATTCATCATGGTACTGACCATACACGTGAATACGTACCATTACTAGCATATAGCCCAAGCATGAAAGACGGCGGACAAGAATTAACACTTCGCCAAACATTTGCTGATATTGGTGCGACTGTAGCAGAAAACTTCGGTGTGAAAATGCCAGAATACGGAACAAGTTTCTTAAACAACTTAAAGAAATAA
- a CDS encoding FixH family protein has product MKKLIITLFIAMLALAGCNTKKEEAPKKEKLEEVKVAVQTNPKEIKPNEKTEVQALVTQGKEKVTDADDVKFEIWKDGEEKHEMLNGKHKGKGVYAVEKTFPSDGVYHVIAHTNAREMHVMPEEKIAVGNAKVEDTKKENGGHEAGHGNHKSDTMIHLMAGDVKANAESTMKVHLKQKEEALTGAEVQLEIWKDGVEKHEFIPAKEGNKGEYESKHTFKDAGAYKVKVHVRKGELHEHKEETVEVK; this is encoded by the coding sequence ATGAAAAAACTGATAATTACGTTATTTATTGCGATGCTAGCATTAGCTGGTTGTAATACAAAGAAAGAAGAAGCGCCGAAAAAAGAGAAACTTGAAGAAGTTAAAGTAGCAGTTCAAACAAACCCGAAAGAAATTAAGCCAAATGAAAAAACAGAAGTACAGGCACTTGTTACGCAAGGGAAAGAAAAAGTAACGGATGCTGACGATGTGAAGTTTGAAATTTGGAAAGATGGCGAAGAAAAACATGAAATGTTAAACGGTAAGCATAAAGGGAAAGGTGTTTATGCGGTAGAGAAGACATTCCCATCTGACGGCGTGTATCATGTTATTGCACATACAAATGCACGTGAAATGCATGTTATGCCAGAAGAAAAAATTGCTGTAGGAAATGCAAAAGTTGAGGATACGAAGAAAGAAAATGGTGGTCATGAGGCAGGACATGGCAATCATAAGAGTGATACGATGATTCACCTTATGGCTGGCGATGTAAAAGCAAATGCTGAATCAACAATGAAAGTTCATTTGAAACAAAAGGAAGAAGCATTAACTGGAGCTGAAGTACAACTTGAAATTTGGAAAGACGGCGTGGAAAAACATGAGTTTATTCCAGCAAAAGAAGGTAATAAAGGCGAGTATGAAAGCAAACATACGTTTAAAGACGCAGGTGCTTATAAAGTGAAGGTTCATGTGAGAAAAGGTGAACTTCACGAACATAAGGAAGAAACAGTAGAGGTAAAATAA
- the xerD gene encoding site-specific tyrosine recombinase XerD, whose protein sequence is MEDQLKDFIHYMIVEKGLAKNTVVSYERDLKSYVKYLQHVEQIKTFHEVTRIHIVNFLQYLKENGKSSKTLARHIASIRSFHQFLLRERVVEHDPSVHIETPQGERKLPKVLSVSEVEALLQTPKETSAFGIRDKAMLELLYATGLRVSELIALNLEDVHLTMGFVRCVGKGNKERIIPLGSLATEAIQRYIEKGRKELMGKKTVDALFLNHHGNRLSRQGFWKILKRLAKEANIEKELTPHTLRHSFATHLLENGADLRAVQEMLGHADISTTQIYTHVSKARLKDVYKQFHPRA, encoded by the coding sequence TTGGAAGATCAATTAAAAGATTTTATTCATTATATGATTGTTGAAAAAGGGTTAGCTAAAAATACAGTTGTATCCTATGAGCGTGATTTGAAAAGTTATGTGAAGTATTTACAACATGTCGAGCAAATCAAAACATTTCACGAAGTGACAAGGATACACATTGTGAATTTTTTGCAGTATTTAAAAGAGAACGGAAAATCATCAAAAACGTTGGCACGCCACATTGCCTCTATTCGTTCGTTTCATCAGTTTTTACTTCGTGAACGAGTGGTAGAACATGATCCATCTGTACATATTGAAACACCTCAAGGTGAGCGGAAATTACCGAAAGTATTGTCAGTGAGTGAGGTAGAGGCATTGCTTCAAACGCCAAAAGAGACAAGTGCATTCGGTATTCGCGATAAGGCTATGCTAGAGTTATTGTATGCAACAGGACTACGTGTTTCCGAATTAATTGCACTAAATTTAGAGGATGTTCATTTGACAATGGGATTTGTTCGCTGCGTCGGAAAAGGGAATAAAGAAAGAATCATTCCGCTTGGAAGCTTAGCAACGGAAGCAATTCAGCGCTATATTGAAAAGGGAAGAAAAGAATTGATGGGCAAAAAAACAGTAGATGCACTTTTTTTGAACCATCATGGCAACCGCTTATCACGCCAAGGTTTTTGGAAAATTTTAAAACGACTAGCAAAAGAGGCGAATATAGAAAAAGAGCTTACGCCGCATACTTTGCGTCATTCGTTTGCGACACACTTATTGGAAAATGGAGCGGATTTGCGTGCTGTACAAGAAATGCTGGGACATGCAGATATTTCAACAACACAAATTTATACGCATGTTTCAAAAGCTAGATTAAAAGATGTATATAAACAGTTTCACCCGAGAGCATAA